One window of the Natronomonas marina genome contains the following:
- a CDS encoding CNNM domain-containing protein — MTPLEVGLRLVAGVLLILANGFFVAIEFALTRVRQYTEAEFDQPSLRRAWEMTDELEIYLTACQVGITASSIAVGIVAEPALGAIFEPLFHNTALAAVGAGGIIAFVIINLVHLTHGEQTPTYLGVERTKFVCRYGATPLYYFTKLIRPVMEIGDTVAKWTLGLFGIEMTGAWLETGEEVIETRAQLRNRLDTLLEQGDLPEERHEEIVGALDAGQIPVDSVMVDTEDVVFLSTELDPDENLERMIETPHTRYPLVGEEPGDFEGIVYVPAVLDHIEAVRSGEQSLADLAAPPMTVTPETSVSDAIDQFQAESQELALVLSEGEVVGLVTATDAFEAVMGELEDPLDEESEESEDDRP; from the coding sequence ATGACCCCGCTGGAAGTCGGCCTGCGACTCGTCGCCGGCGTGTTGCTCATTCTGGCGAACGGCTTCTTCGTCGCCATCGAGTTCGCGCTGACGCGAGTCCGCCAGTACACCGAAGCGGAGTTCGACCAACCGAGCCTGCGCCGGGCCTGGGAGATGACCGACGAACTGGAGATCTATCTCACCGCCTGCCAGGTCGGCATCACCGCCTCCAGCATCGCGGTCGGTATCGTCGCAGAGCCGGCGCTCGGGGCGATTTTCGAGCCGCTGTTCCACAACACCGCGCTGGCCGCGGTCGGTGCCGGCGGCATAATCGCGTTCGTCATCATCAACCTCGTCCACCTCACCCACGGCGAGCAGACGCCGACCTACCTCGGCGTCGAGCGGACCAAGTTCGTCTGCCGGTACGGCGCGACGCCGCTGTACTACTTCACGAAGCTCATCCGGCCGGTCATGGAAATCGGCGACACCGTCGCCAAGTGGACGCTCGGGCTGTTCGGCATCGAGATGACCGGCGCGTGGCTGGAGACTGGCGAGGAGGTCATCGAGACCCGCGCACAGCTCCGAAACCGGCTCGACACGCTCCTGGAGCAGGGTGACCTCCCCGAGGAACGCCACGAGGAGATCGTCGGTGCGCTCGACGCCGGGCAGATCCCGGTCGACAGCGTGATGGTCGACACCGAGGACGTGGTCTTCCTGTCGACCGAACTGGACCCCGACGAGAACCTCGAACGGATGATAGAGACGCCGCACACCCGCTACCCACTCGTCGGCGAGGAACCCGGAGACTTCGAGGGTATCGTCTACGTGCCCGCGGTGCTGGACCACATCGAGGCGGTTCGCTCCGGCGAGCAGAGCCTCGCCGACCTCGCCGCGCCGCCGATGACGGTCACGCCCGAGACGAGCGTCAGCGACGCTATCGACCAGTTCCAGGCCGAAAGCCAGGAACTGGCGCTGGTGCTCTCGGAGGGCGAGGTGGTCGGACTCGTCACCGCGACGGACGCCTTCGAGGCCGTGATGGGCGAACTGGAGGACCCGCTCGATGAAGAGAGCGAGGAGAGCGAGGACGACCGACCGTAG
- a CDS encoding dolichol kinase: MSLELGRRLVHASGAVIPGAYLLDEHVLGTGLVTWRVVQAVAVAGLVATAALEAARLSGALEHPIYDRLTREYEQDKVAGYALYVLSGTVVVLLFDPRIAVPALFMLMLGDPVSGILSTGELRTIKRPRVLVGMFLVSLVLAYPFVGPVAAVAGALGAMLADGVKPTVGDYVVDDNLTIPIAAAIPMWVALAVV; encoded by the coding sequence ATGTCCCTCGAACTGGGTCGGCGCCTGGTTCACGCCTCCGGTGCCGTCATCCCGGGCGCGTATCTCCTCGACGAGCACGTTCTCGGGACCGGACTCGTCACCTGGCGCGTGGTACAGGCGGTCGCGGTCGCCGGCCTGGTGGCCACCGCGGCCCTGGAGGCCGCCAGACTCTCCGGGGCGCTGGAACACCCCATCTACGACCGGCTCACCCGCGAGTACGAACAGGACAAGGTCGCCGGCTACGCCCTCTACGTCCTCAGCGGGACGGTCGTGGTCCTGCTCTTCGACCCCCGCATCGCAGTTCCCGCGCTGTTCATGCTCATGCTCGGCGACCCCGTCAGCGGCATCCTCTCGACGGGCGAACTCCGGACGATCAAGCGGCCGCGCGTGCTCGTTGGAATGTTCCTCGTCAGTCTCGTGCTGGCGTACCCGTTCGTCGGCCCGGTTGCGGCGGTGGCCGGCGCCCTCGGCGCGATGCTCGCCGACGGCGTCAAGCCGACCGTCGGCGACTACGTCGTCGACGACAACCTCACGATTCCGATCGCCGCCGCGATTCCGATGTGGGTCGCCCTCGCCGTCGTCTGA
- a CDS encoding DUF7550 family protein: MTEDHDDHDHHPHDSAGERTTAPQSDYTARDVAFGAVVAAVGLAVTFGVPLLLA, from the coding sequence ATGACCGAGGACCACGACGACCACGACCACCACCCCCACGACTCGGCCGGCGAGCGGACGACGGCACCGCAGAGCGACTACACGGCCCGCGACGTGGCCTTCGGGGCTGTCGTCGCGGCCGTCGGGCTCGCGGTCACGTTCGGCGTGCCGCTCCTTCTGGCCTGA
- a CDS encoding phosphatase PAP2 family protein, which produces MLFVVLGQVLAVVAAMLLVTTGVVVGRERLVRTRYEYRERFSSVAPYFGLLAVVLVANKVARDIGPGISWLIGLNVTPYIHRLDGLLLWPLYGSSAPQVVVWLQARASPELTAYFSFVYVFGYVFLLVFPVVAYFALRDPKPIRRTVVAYGANYVIGVVCYVLFIAYGPRNVIAGDVEGLLFTQYTQFQFLTASVNHQTNVFPSLHTSMAVTAALLAWTTREEYPLWVPVAAVLAVSVALSTMYLGIHWATDVVFGVALGWASVRIGRRMEDTPPEFDGVRRRLRAVLRRLQTGSR; this is translated from the coding sequence ATGCTTTTCGTCGTCCTCGGGCAGGTGCTCGCCGTGGTGGCGGCGATGCTTCTCGTGACCACCGGCGTCGTCGTCGGCCGCGAGCGACTCGTCCGGACGAGATACGAGTACCGCGAGCGTTTTTCGTCCGTCGCGCCGTACTTCGGCCTGCTCGCGGTGGTGCTGGTGGCGAACAAGGTGGCCCGCGACATCGGCCCGGGCATCTCCTGGCTCATCGGTCTGAACGTCACCCCCTACATCCACCGCCTCGACGGACTGTTGCTGTGGCCGCTGTACGGGTCGTCCGCCCCGCAGGTCGTCGTCTGGCTGCAGGCCCGAGCCAGCCCCGAACTGACCGCGTACTTCTCGTTCGTCTACGTGTTCGGCTACGTCTTCCTGCTGGTGTTTCCCGTGGTTGCGTACTTCGCGCTCCGGGACCCGAAGCCGATCCGCAGGACCGTCGTCGCCTACGGCGCCAACTACGTCATCGGCGTCGTCTGTTACGTCCTCTTCATCGCCTACGGCCCCCGGAACGTCATCGCGGGCGACGTCGAGGGACTGCTGTTCACCCAGTACACCCAGTTCCAGTTCCTCACGGCGTCGGTCAACCACCAGACGAACGTCTTCCCGTCGCTGCACACCTCAATGGCCGTGACCGCCGCACTGCTCGCCTGGACGACCCGCGAGGAGTACCCGCTGTGGGTTCCCGTCGCCGCCGTCCTCGCGGTCAGCGTCGCCCTGTCGACGATGTACCTCGGCATCCACTGGGCGACCGACGTCGTCTTCGGCGTCGCCCTCGGGTGGGCGAGCGTGCGTATCGGCCGGCGGATGGAGGACACACCGCCCGAGTTCGACGGCGTCAGGCGGCGTCTTCGGGCGGTACTCCGGCGGCTCCAGACGGGAAGCCGGTGA
- a CDS encoding asparagine synthase C-terminal domain-containing protein — protein sequence MQGADRAVVRAALDADDPLPGTVGFAGALDDGRLVRDVLGRYPIFSEPGDPAAHSPDPTDLSEPTPVPAGHLRDEDGDTRAWTLPDPEPYAESGRAVEAVRAAITDAVDGVDGAPAVAFSGGVDSSVLAARTDGPLFVGGFEDSHDVEAARSAAAALDREVRVVEFTHADIERAVPEIVAATGRSNPMDVGIALPLYLVGERAAAAGYDRLAVGQGADELLGGYAKVANPAEDDRLEADTVRGATREVVGSLPAQLERDVLALRAAGVEPVAPLLDDRVVAAALRLPAELLVDGDERKVALRRAADFLPAEIRRRDKKAVQYGSLVARELDRLARQAGFKRRMDDHVGRYIDSLVE from the coding sequence ATGCAGGGCGCCGACCGCGCCGTCGTCCGGGCGGCCCTCGACGCCGACGACCCGCTGCCCGGCACCGTCGGCTTCGCCGGCGCACTCGACGACGGCCGGCTCGTCCGGGACGTGCTCGGGCGGTATCCGATCTTCTCCGAACCCGGCGACCCGGCGGCCCACAGCCCCGACCCGACCGACCTCTCGGAGCCGACCCCGGTCCCGGCCGGCCACCTCCGCGACGAAGACGGCGACACGCGTGCGTGGACGCTCCCCGACCCCGAGCCGTACGCGGAGTCCGGCCGGGCGGTCGAGGCGGTACGGGCGGCGATAACCGACGCCGTCGACGGCGTGGACGGCGCCCCGGCGGTCGCCTTCTCCGGCGGGGTCGACTCGTCGGTGCTGGCCGCACGGACCGACGGCCCACTGTTCGTCGGCGGGTTCGAGGACAGCCACGACGTCGAGGCGGCCCGCTCGGCCGCGGCGGCACTCGACCGCGAGGTCCGCGTCGTCGAGTTCACGCACGCCGACATCGAGCGGGCCGTCCCCGAAATCGTGGCGGCCACCGGCCGCTCGAACCCGATGGACGTCGGCATCGCGCTGCCGCTGTATCTGGTCGGCGAGCGGGCGGCCGCCGCGGGCTACGACCGCCTCGCAGTCGGGCAGGGCGCCGACGAACTCCTCGGCGGCTACGCGAAGGTGGCGAATCCGGCCGAGGACGACCGCCTGGAGGCCGACACCGTCCGGGGAGCGACCCGGGAGGTGGTCGGCTCGCTGCCCGCCCAGCTCGAACGGGACGTCCTCGCGCTGCGGGCCGCCGGCGTCGAACCCGTCGCGCCGCTGCTGGACGACCGGGTCGTCGCGGCGGCGCTGCGGCTACCGGCCGAGTTGCTCGTCGACGGCGACGAGCGGAAGGTCGCGCTCCGGCGCGCCGCCGACTTCCTGCCGGCCGAGATCAGGCGCCGGGACAAGAAGGCCGTCCAGTACGGCAGCCTCGTCGCCAGGGAACTGGACCGCCTGGCGCGGCAGGCCGGCTTCAAGCGCCGGATGGACGACCACGTCGGCCGCTACATCGACTCGCTCGTCGAGTGA
- a CDS encoding ABC transporter substrate-binding protein, which translates to MSPGPALRRRALLAGAAGSLAAASGCVGELQNLVGRERRRQLSLSIATVPASQDAYAIRLANHLRENLESAGIGVSVSPMAPDVLLREVLVNHRYDIYVGRYPSRGDPDELRTLLHSAYGEEAGWQNPFGFSSVAVDDLLEEQRTVGGGERVATVRRLQDRVVELQPFTVVAFADHIAAARTERFDGWMAGGPTRPTDYLRLRRDGEESTLRPVVNDVRPTKNWNPLAVEYRNRSRVVDLLYEPLVRWPAGSPVPWLARSVDWDEGAGSLTATVPLRETPWHDGEPVTPADVAFTYEFLTDTSLGGMDTPVPTPWRRGAVSLVDDATVRDGTIHMTFTTDNPAIARRALEVPILPEHVWSEYSDAADLAGIDLVGGTTEALVRTNEDPVGSGPLRFVSATTDRSLELETFESHFLYRGDTGGIPDGIAGPPAFDRAAFTVAPSEDAAAELLEAGDADATADGLHAGTVPRVTRTGALSLLVARAEPFYLLGYNCRRAPLSNQRFRRVVARHVDRESLVSSAFGGYADPAEAALKGRWVPDVLEWDGTARLSFLGEDGDLDVEAARAAFREAGYQYDGDRLVTRGTA; encoded by the coding sequence ATGTCCCCGGGACCCGCCCTCCGTCGCCGGGCACTGCTCGCGGGTGCTGCGGGGTCGCTCGCGGCCGCCAGCGGCTGTGTCGGCGAACTCCAGAACCTGGTCGGCCGCGAGCGGCGCCGGCAGCTGTCGCTGTCGATAGCGACGGTGCCGGCCAGCCAGGACGCCTACGCCATCCGGCTGGCCAATCACCTCCGGGAGAACCTCGAAAGCGCCGGAATCGGCGTCAGCGTCTCCCCGATGGCGCCCGACGTGCTGTTGCGGGAGGTCCTCGTGAACCACCGGTACGACATCTACGTCGGCCGGTACCCGAGCCGTGGCGACCCCGACGAGCTACGGACCCTGCTTCACTCCGCCTACGGCGAGGAGGCCGGCTGGCAGAACCCCTTCGGCTTCAGCAGCGTGGCCGTCGACGACCTCCTCGAGGAGCAACGCACGGTCGGCGGCGGCGAACGGGTCGCCACCGTCCGCAGGCTCCAGGACCGGGTCGTCGAACTCCAGCCGTTCACCGTCGTCGCCTTCGCGGACCACATCGCGGCGGCCCGGACCGAGCGGTTCGACGGCTGGATGGCCGGCGGCCCGACGAGGCCGACGGACTACCTCCGGCTACGGCGGGACGGCGAGGAGAGTACCCTCCGGCCGGTCGTCAACGACGTTCGGCCGACCAAGAACTGGAACCCGCTGGCCGTCGAGTACCGCAACCGGAGCCGCGTCGTCGACCTGCTGTACGAGCCGCTCGTCCGGTGGCCGGCCGGGTCGCCGGTCCCCTGGCTCGCCCGGTCGGTCGACTGGGACGAGGGGGCGGGATCACTGACAGCGACGGTCCCGCTCCGCGAGACGCCGTGGCACGACGGGGAGCCGGTGACGCCCGCAGACGTCGCGTTCACCTACGAGTTCCTGACGGACACCTCGCTGGGTGGGATGGACACGCCGGTGCCGACGCCGTGGCGGCGGGGCGCCGTCTCGCTCGTCGACGACGCGACGGTACGGGACGGGACGATACACATGACGTTCACGACCGACAACCCGGCGATAGCCCGCCGCGCGCTCGAGGTGCCGATCCTCCCGGAGCACGTCTGGAGCGAGTACAGCGACGCGGCCGACCTCGCCGGCATCGACCTCGTCGGTGGGACGACGGAGGCGCTCGTCAGGACCAACGAGGACCCGGTCGGCAGCGGCCCCCTCCGGTTCGTGAGCGCGACCACCGACCGGTCGCTCGAGCTGGAGACCTTCGAGTCACACTTCCTGTACCGGGGCGACACCGGGGGGATACCCGACGGTATCGCGGGGCCGCCGGCGTTCGACCGGGCGGCGTTCACCGTCGCGCCCTCCGAGGACGCCGCCGCGGAGTTGCTGGAGGCGGGCGACGCCGACGCCACCGCCGACGGCCTCCACGCCGGCACGGTTCCGCGGGTCACCCGGACTGGGGCGCTGTCGCTGCTTGTCGCCCGGGCGGAGCCGTTCTATCTCCTCGGCTACAACTGTCGGCGCGCGCCGCTGTCGAACCAGCGGTTCCGGCGTGTCGTCGCCCGACACGTCGACCGCGAGTCCCTGGTATCGTCGGCCTTCGGCGGCTACGCCGACCCGGCCGAGGCGGCGCTGAAGGGCCGGTGGGTCCCCGACGTACTCGAGTGGGACGGCACTGCCAGACTGTCCTTCCTCGGCGAGGACGGCGACCTCGACGTCGAGGCCGCACGCGCGGCGTTCCGCGAGGCCGGCTACCAGTACGACGGCGACCGTCTCGTCACCAGGGGGACCGCCTGA
- the purL gene encoding phosphoribosylformylglycinamidine synthase subunit PurL yields MSLSPSDRKLVVEELDREPTPAEEALFENLWSEHCAYRSSRPLLSAFDSESDAVVVGPGDDAAVVALPDPETGEPGDTYVTMGIESHNHPSYVDPFDGAATGVGGIVRDTMSMGAYPIALADSLYFGDFDREHSRYLFEGVVEGISHYGNCIGVPTVTGSVAFHDDYEGNPLVNVACVGLTDEERLVTAEAKRPGNKLVLVGNATGRDGLGGASFASEDLDEDAETEDRPAVQVGDPYAEKRLIEANEELLEADLVRAARDLGAAGLGGASSELVAKGGLGARIDLEAVHQREPNMNALEILLAESQERMCYEVRPDDVAAVEAIAEKYDLGCSVIGEVTEGNYVCTFDGEAVVDCAADFLADGAPMNDLTSVEPEQPARDPPEVDLETAFETVVAAPNTASKSWVYRQYDHEVGTRTAMKPGDDAAIVAVREAGVGLAVSSGADPNWTDAAPYDGARAVALENATNLAAKGAAPLAAVDCLNGGNPEKPEVYGGFEAIVDGLADMCSELDVPVVGGNVSLYNDSPTGPIPPTPTLAMTGTKPGYEAPTAALDGEGTLLVVGGADGEAARRLGGSELLAEFGGTDRFPSLPDDAAAVVDAVADVADAESTLSTHDVSHGGLAVALAEMVGEAGADVTLDADPSGLEALFSEAAGRVVVETTDPDAVRERFEGVAPVETVGEATDTGRLDLAVGGTELSYTAEAVADLRDTVGSALE; encoded by the coding sequence ATGAGTCTCTCGCCGTCGGACCGCAAACTCGTCGTCGAGGAGCTGGACCGGGAACCGACGCCGGCCGAGGAGGCGCTGTTCGAGAACCTCTGGAGCGAGCACTGCGCGTACCGGTCCTCGCGGCCGCTGCTGTCGGCGTTCGACAGCGAGAGCGACGCGGTGGTCGTCGGCCCGGGCGACGACGCCGCCGTCGTCGCGCTGCCGGACCCCGAGACGGGCGAACCGGGCGACACCTACGTCACGATGGGCATCGAGAGCCACAACCACCCCTCCTACGTCGACCCCTTCGACGGCGCCGCCACCGGCGTCGGCGGCATCGTCCGCGACACCATGTCGATGGGCGCCTACCCCATCGCGCTGGCCGACAGTCTCTACTTCGGCGACTTCGACCGCGAGCACTCCCGCTACCTCTTCGAGGGCGTCGTCGAGGGCATCTCCCACTACGGCAACTGCATCGGCGTCCCGACGGTGACCGGCAGCGTCGCCTTCCACGACGACTACGAGGGCAATCCGCTGGTCAACGTCGCCTGCGTCGGCCTGACCGACGAGGAGCGACTGGTGACCGCCGAGGCGAAACGGCCGGGTAACAAACTGGTCCTCGTCGGCAACGCCACCGGCCGGGACGGGCTGGGCGGCGCCTCCTTCGCCAGCGAGGACCTCGACGAGGACGCCGAAACCGAGGACCGCCCGGCCGTCCAGGTGGGCGACCCCTACGCCGAGAAGCGGCTCATCGAGGCCAACGAGGAACTCCTCGAGGCCGACCTCGTCCGGGCGGCCCGCGACCTCGGCGCGGCGGGGCTGGGCGGCGCTTCCTCGGAACTGGTCGCCAAGGGCGGCCTCGGCGCCCGCATCGACCTCGAGGCCGTCCACCAGCGGGAACCGAACATGAACGCCCTCGAAATCCTGCTCGCGGAGTCCCAGGAACGGATGTGCTACGAGGTTCGGCCCGACGACGTCGCGGCCGTCGAGGCCATCGCCGAGAAGTACGACCTCGGCTGTTCGGTCATCGGCGAGGTGACCGAGGGCAACTACGTCTGCACCTTCGACGGCGAGGCGGTCGTCGACTGTGCCGCCGACTTTTTGGCCGACGGCGCCCCGATGAACGACCTGACGAGCGTCGAACCCGAACAGCCGGCCCGGGACCCCCCCGAGGTCGACCTCGAAACCGCCTTCGAGACCGTCGTCGCCGCACCGAACACCGCCTCGAAGTCGTGGGTCTACCGGCAGTACGACCACGAGGTCGGCACGCGAACGGCGATGAAGCCGGGCGACGACGCGGCCATCGTCGCCGTCCGGGAGGCCGGCGTCGGACTGGCCGTCTCGTCGGGCGCCGATCCCAACTGGACCGACGCCGCGCCCTACGACGGCGCCCGCGCCGTGGCCCTGGAGAACGCCACGAACCTCGCCGCGAAGGGCGCCGCCCCGCTCGCTGCCGTCGACTGTCTCAACGGCGGCAACCCCGAGAAGCCCGAGGTGTACGGCGGCTTCGAGGCCATCGTCGACGGCCTCGCCGACATGTGTAGCGAACTCGACGTCCCCGTCGTCGGCGGGAACGTCTCGCTGTACAACGACTCCCCGACCGGGCCCATCCCGCCGACGCCGACGCTGGCGATGACGGGCACGAAGCCCGGCTACGAGGCGCCGACCGCGGCACTCGACGGCGAGGGAACGCTGCTCGTGGTCGGCGGCGCCGACGGCGAGGCCGCCCGCCGTCTCGGTGGCTCGGAACTACTCGCCGAGTTCGGCGGCACCGACCGGTTTCCGTCGCTTCCCGACGACGCCGCCGCCGTCGTCGACGCCGTCGCGGACGTCGCCGACGCCGAGTCGACGCTGTCGACCCACGACGTCAGTCACGGCGGACTTGCGGTCGCACTCGCGGAGATGGTCGGCGAGGCGGGCGCCGACGTGACCCTCGACGCCGACCCCTCCGGACTCGAGGCGCTGTTCTCGGAGGCGGCCGGCCGCGTCGTCGTCGAGACGACCGACCCCGACGCCGTCCGCGAGCGCTTCGAGGGGGTCGCGCCCGTCGAGACGGTCGGCGAGGCGACCGACACCGGCCGCCTCGACCTCGCCGTCGGCGGGACGGAGCTGTCCTACACCGCCGAGGCGGTCGCCGACCTCCGGGACACCGTCGGATCGGCCCTGGAGTGA
- a CDS encoding PHP domain-containing protein, with protein sequence MLSVELHAHSELSYDGRDPVELLLEQAEAVGLDALAVTDHDEIEASLSAAAAAREYGLVGIPGMEVSSAAGHVLALGVEELVPAGLPFDETLEYIRDLGGIAVVPHPFQSSRHGVAAHVTREQLASADAIEVYNSRLLTGRANRQAERFAETHGLPKTAGSDAHIAEMVGQAVTEVDAYHRSAEGILDAVQEGRTTVVGKRTPWFISVQQFGGGVTRRLRSMLPW encoded by the coding sequence GTGCTGTCGGTCGAACTCCACGCCCACTCCGAGCTGTCGTACGACGGCCGAGACCCCGTCGAACTCCTCTTGGAACAGGCGGAGGCGGTCGGGCTCGACGCCCTCGCAGTCACCGACCACGACGAGATAGAGGCCTCGCTGTCGGCCGCCGCCGCCGCCCGGGAGTACGGTCTCGTCGGCATTCCGGGGATGGAGGTCTCCAGCGCCGCCGGCCACGTCCTCGCGCTCGGCGTCGAGGAACTCGTCCCCGCCGGTCTCCCCTTCGACGAGACGCTGGAGTACATCCGCGATCTGGGCGGTATCGCGGTCGTTCCCCACCCCTTCCAGTCGTCGCGGCACGGCGTCGCCGCCCACGTCACCCGCGAGCAACTGGCCAGCGCCGACGCCATCGAGGTGTACAACTCCCGGCTGCTGACCGGTCGGGCCAACCGCCAGGCCGAGCGATTCGCCGAGACGCACGGGCTGCCAAAGACCGCGGGCAGCGACGCCCACATCGCCGAGATGGTCGGACAGGCCGTCACCGAGGTCGACGCCTACCACCGCAGCGCCGAGGGGATACTCGACGCCGTTCAGGAGGGCCGGACCACCGTCGTCGGCAAGCGAACGCCCTGGTTCATCAGCGTCCAGCAGTTCGGGGGCGGCGTCACCCGGCGACTCCGGTCGATGCTGCCGTGGTGA
- a CDS encoding universal stress protein, with translation MTDVLLAVDDSEERARAQAEEIAALDWDVVEVTILHVFTDNVEGASVSQFAPAREARDALEDAGIEVTLAETSGPPGEQVVAYAEETDADLVSVAGRNRSPAGKAVFGSVSQSVMLNTEIPVLYCPVETE, from the coding sequence ATGACGGACGTACTACTCGCGGTCGACGACAGCGAGGAACGGGCCCGGGCACAGGCCGAGGAGATAGCCGCCCTCGACTGGGACGTCGTCGAGGTGACGATCCTCCACGTCTTCACCGACAACGTCGAGGGGGCCAGCGTCAGCCAGTTCGCCCCGGCACGGGAGGCACGCGACGCCCTGGAGGACGCCGGCATCGAGGTAACGCTGGCGGAGACCAGCGGTCCTCCCGGCGAGCAGGTGGTCGCCTACGCCGAGGAGACCGACGCCGACCTGGTGTCCGTCGCCGGGCGCAACCGCTCGCCGGCCGGCAAGGCCGTCTTCGGCAGCGTCTCCCAGTCGGTCATGCTCAACACCGAGATTCCGGTGCTGTACTGCCCCGTCGAGACGGAGTGA